From Anopheles darlingi chromosome 2, idAnoDarlMG_H_01, whole genome shotgun sequence, the proteins below share one genomic window:
- the LOC125950616 gene encoding zinc transporter ZIP13 homolog: MMNLTSAFLDETFVYLCKEMGHYVPEFIGSIGYVPWMFSLLGSALIGLSGILPMFIIPDPSKSPKGDTAELSDPAESKTLKLLLSFAVGGLLGDVFLHLLPETWENELAAGGNAGGHPSLRSGLWVLAGLLLFTMVEKIFSGYANVDEANPQPKCVEIATCLLRRSGGKLPDNFVGTCGQSGSCDIEDVPNGCFLAGNGNAADAAKDEAGHKKVAGYLNLLANSIDNFTHGLAVAGSFLVSLQHGILATIAILLHEIPHEVGDFAILLRSGFSRWDAAKAQLLTAGAGLLGALVAIGGSGATNALEAKTSWIAPFTAGGFLHIALVTVLPDLLDESDPWESVKQFSALLLGIGLMAFMTVYLEH, from the exons ATGATGAACCTTACCAGCGCCTTTCTGGACGAAACGTTCGTGTATCTGTGCAAAGAGATGGGACACTATGTACCGGAGTTTATCGGTTCGATTGGCTACGTACCGTGGATGTTTTCGCTGCTCGGTTCCGCACTGATCGGGCTGAGTGGTATCCTGCCGATGTTCATCATTCCAGATCCTTCCAAATCGCCGAAAGGAGACACAGCGGAGCTAAGTGATC CCGCTGAATCGAAGAcactgaagctgctgctaaGCTTTGCCGTCGGTGGACTGTTGGGCGACGTGTTCCTGCATCTGCTACCGGAAACATGGGAAAATGAACTGGCAGCCGGCGGTAATGCCGGTGGGCATCCATCGCTACGGAGTGGCCTCTGGGTGCTGGCGGGTTTGCTGCTCTTCACGATGGTCGAGAAAATATTTTCCGGCTACGCGAACGTGGACGAAGCGAATCCGCAACCGAAATGTGTCGAAATCGCCACCTGCCTTCTGCGCCGTTCGGGTGGAAAACTGCCGGATAACTTTGTCGGTACCTGCGGCCAGAGTGGCTCTTGTGATATCGAGGATGTGCCGAATGGGTGCTTCCTGGCCGGTAACGGTAACGCGGCGGATGCGGCCAAGGATGAGGCAGGCCACAAGAAGGTGGCCGGGTATTTGAATTTGCTGGCCAATTCGATCGACAACTTTACGCACGGACTGGCGGTGGCCGGTTCTTTCCTCGTATCCCTGCAGCACGGCATTCTGGCTACGATCGCCATATTGT TGCACGAAATTCCTCACGAAGTCGGTGATTTCGCGATCCTGCTGCGATCGGGCTTCAGCCGGTGGGACGCAGCCAAAGCACAGTTGCTGACGGCGGGCGCTGGTCTGCTTGGGGCCCTGGTGGCGAttggtggtagcggtgcaACGAATGCTCTTGAAGCGAAAACCTCCTGGATAGCACCATTCACTGCCGGCGGCTTTTTGCATATTGCACTCGTGACCGTGCTGCCGGACCTGCTAGACGAATCCGATCCTTGGGAATCGGTGAAACAGTTTTCTGCCCTCCTTCTCGGAATTGGTCTGATGGCGTTTATGACGGTGTATTTGGAGCActaa
- the LOC125950605 gene encoding uncharacterized protein LOC125950605, with the protein MELMPGIVYRMLLVFVVCCIGVITGQEMTITEDLETCSLLDQGKLNVLFDGAADEFQGKVTVLYNVAPPKPEQTPHIFVNRDPIHYHKIDYREQIDLYYNLYQRFDSQQLFRNGVRFLLAASLHRVPYELKQYNFTEFYATVRGLADERNLTVYPNPLTENGTFALLGLREFQVYVIDRCSRVSYIIEPPWSLIQFSYVKAAVLSTFYDRPCGKCEFENYINSTISDEDRNPSPGAKDATAGCINGHATSCTEMFEESIENAEEDEGGMQDSEEDDEDSYSYTRTKDESDPFANLTVTGPELVLPLRVILPVMHIHVETGSEESEETNENKTEAAKYRLYQYVVYRWNDSSNHRDHPNDQVENVELEEVSLVKNAISDALPESNETESNHIRVGGTEWPVGQLREILNTSSILYQPQQQRVFERLRRYNLTAQQQYDEVAEVSVANRYAAWLRRRTPAKPEQQRNNRRSQLKRHYARLLPWLNWSFGKALPPGSGTNVKVRN; encoded by the exons ATGGAGTTGATGCCCGGAATAGTTtaccggatgctgctggtgttcgtTGTGTGCTGTATCGGTGTGATCACTGGTCAGGAGATGACCATTACCGAAGATCTGGAAACTTGTAGTCTACTCGATCAGGGAAAGCTCAACGTGCTCTTTGATGGAGCAGCGGATGAGTTCCAAGGGAAGGTGACGGTGCTCTATAACGTagcaccaccgaaaccggagcAAACGCCGCACATCTTCGTCAATCGTGATCCAATTCATTACCACAAAATCGATTACCGCGAGCAAATCGATCT CTACTACAACCTCTACCAGCGATTCGACAGTCAGCAGCTTTTCCGGAATGGTGTTCGGTTTCTGCTGGCCGCCTCACTGCATCGCGTACCGTATGAGCTGAAGCAGTACAATTTCACCGAGTTCTACGCCACCGTTCGCGGGCTGGCAGACGAGCGTAACCTGACCGTCTACCCGAATCCGCTCACCGAGAATGGCACGTTTGCGCTGCTCGGACTGCGCGAATTCCAGGTGTACGTGATCGATCGGTGTTCGCGGGTGTCGTACATCATTGAGCCACCGTGGAGTTTGATCCAGTTCTCCTACGTAAAGGCGGCTGTCTTGTCTACGTTCTACGATCGGCCGTGTGGTAAATGTGAG TTTGAAAACTACATTAACTCGACCATTTCCGACGAAGACAGGAATCCTAGTCCGGGGGCGAAGGATGCAACGGCCGGTTGCATTAATGGACACGCGACCTCGTGCACGGAAATGTTTgaggaatcgatcgaaaatgcggaagaagatgaaggtgGCATGCAGGACagcgaggaggatgatgaggatagCTACTCGTACACCCGCACCAAGGATGAAAGTGATCCGTTTGCCAATCTAACAGTGACTGGGCCGGAACTGGTTCTTCCGCTACGTGTGATACTTCCGGTAATGCATATTCACGTGGAAACGGGATCCGAGGAAAGTGAGGAAACCAACGAGAACAAAACCGAGGCGGCGAAATACCGGCTGTACCAATATGTGGTGTACCGATGGAACGACAGTAGCAATCATCGAGATCATCCCAACGATCAGGTGGAAAATGTTGAGCTAGAGGAGGTGTCACTGGTTAAGAATGCAATTTCGGATGCGCTCCCGGaatcgaacgaaaccgaatcgaaccATATCCGTGTAGGAGGCACGGAGTGGCCGGTTGGTCAGTTACGCGAAATTCTCAACACAAGCTCCATTCTGtaccaaccgcagcagcagcgtgtctTTGAACGTCTTCGTCGGTATAATCTTAccgcccagcagcagtacgatgaGGTGGCCGAAGTTTCGGTTGCAAATCGCTATGCCGCCTGGCTTCGTCGTCGGACACCCGCTAAGCCGGAACAGCAGCGCAATAATCGGCGATCGCAACTTAAGCGACACTATGCCCGTTTACTACCGTGGCTCAACTGGTCCTTTGGGAAAGCTTTACCGCCCGGGTCGGGAACGAATGTTAAGGTACGCAACTAA
- the LOC125950599 gene encoding nuclear pore complex protein Nup107 yields MMDQLKRSLQLLDESTVKSKRGLLRSKDVLRPLQHQQQQYERLSRSVLNDSSLGIPLDSVQDISAFRSFDDASSISTSVLSLAAGSTAGNAKEITKRLCVQFLEVVNQHDHEANVFDTLEELVETLELTLTEMDTNARQLQSVGRERRLQAEEMWLHAERETWKLMCCLYRDRTETQRQDSEMDDLPLVNSERTIIEHLYEANANLREYQLIVDWLEQMAQRENKLQAGCYTNRTVAWENTLHQLLEIGQTAFGSGRPIVKSLDPDAPIREKRPLHDLDAEDQARLSRDIFLELRQGRLDVAQSKCEHCGQAWKAAILEGWKLHHDPNYGSETATTLTRTAIEGNPRRDLWKKFAWKMAESRLLDPYTKASIGSLCGHLEAMLELLSEHTWTDMLWGYLKVQIDIRVESEIRSHCIKSYLPMPDRYWSWKMSLEQIFDELEAHRNARISLTAKDVDKVIQKYLILDDIPQLMRIVDGWIGGMADVVLSPPMLRFLAHFVIFTRQIGKPFQEEIGDRVIKRYVEYLISLGDPALVAFYTSSLPSDMQLLLYSNFLETITEKIDRKRALEEANGFGLDVPTITVYTVEKYRALEPEDAPEPMAAAGELSALDNQKISSLEWLTFYPAQRGELLWQANALMRYFLAKRSIEAARKTFAVVPSDTMEQIYTHYGSKDDIPWREEVSIREYLCHQSYLAALDSYNDWTVLFYNNRPKPPPAMKVSNFTERVTSEHREQAYRNELSIWEHRLGEATNRTHDLLYNILMFPEDGWLVDADPKPDVSFEQEEDWQHRVVQMESLRKLCIPEVVLLLHQLHTLTERHSDNLVLADVLCSESRKLYSVFAKHKLAETLTKIAESSLALMNTRSDPFVGDAVKK; encoded by the coding sequence ATGATGGACCAACTGAAAAGatcgctgcagctgctggatgaGTCCACCGTAAAGTCGAAACGGGGTCTGCTCCGCTCCAAGGATGTTTTGCGACcgttgcagcaccagcagcaacagtacgagCGGTTATCCCGCTCCGTGCTGAACGATTCCTCACTCGGAATTCCGCTGGACTCAGTACAGGACATTAGCGCTTTCCGCTCGTTCGACGACGCGAGCTCGATTTCCACAAGCGTGCTTAGTCTGGCGGCCGGCAGTACTGCCGGGAATGCGAAGGAAATAACTAAACGCCTGTGCGTTCAGTTCCTGGAAGTTGTAAACCAGCACGATCACGAAGCGAATGTGTTCGACACTCTCGAAGAGCTGGTGGAAACGCTGGAGTTGACGTTGACGGAAATGGACACGAACGCTCGTCAGCTGCAATCGGTTGGCCGGGAGCGACGGCTGCAGGCCGAAGAGATGTGGCTCCATGCGGAGCGCGAAACGTGGAAACTCATGTGCTGTCTGTACCGTGATCGTACCGAGACGCAGCGCCAGGATTCAGAGATGGATGATTTACCGCTGGTcaacagcgagcgaacgatcatTGAACATCTTTACGAGGCCAACGCGAACCTCCGCGAGTATCAGCTAATCGTCGACTGGTTGGAGCAGATGGCGCAACGTGAGAACAAGCTGCAAGCGGGCTGCTACACGAACCGTACGGTCGCGTGGGAAAACACGCTTCACCAGCTGCTGGAGATTGGCCAGACGGCCTTTGGCAGCGGACGACCGATTGTGAAGAGTCTCGATCCGGATGCTCCGATACGGGAGAAGCGACCGCTGCACGATCTAGATGCGGAAGATCAGGCACGGCTATCGAGGGACATTTTTCTCGAGCTTCGCCAGGGCCGATTAGATGTGGCACAGAGCAAGTGCGAACACTGTGGCCAGGCATGGAAAGCGGCCATTCTGGAAGGCTGGAAGCTGCATCATGATCCCAACTATGGCTCCGAAACGGCCACCACGCTGACACGCACCGCCATCGAGGGCAATCCGCGGCGAGATCTGTGGAAGAAGTTCGCCTGGAAGATGGCCGAAAGCCGGCTGCTGGATCCGTACACGAAGGcatcgatcggttcgctgTGTGGTCATCTCGAGGCGATGCTCGAACTACTTTCCGAGCATACATGGACCGATATGCTCTGGGGGTACCTGAAGGTGCAGATCGACATACGCGTGGAAAGCGAGATCCGATCGCACTGTATTAAAAGCTATCTGCCAATGCCCGATCGATACTGGAGCTGGAAGATGTCGCTCGAACAAATTTTCGACGAGCTCGAGGCACACCGTAACGCTCGCATTAGTCTGACGGCCAAGGATGTAGATAAGGTTATCCAGAAGTATCTCATCCTGGATGACATTCCGCAGCTGATGCGTATCGTCGACGGTTGGATCGGTGGGATGGCGGATGTGGTACTTTCACCGCCGATGCTGCGCTTCCTGGCCCACTTTGTGATCTTCACGCGCCAGATAGGCAAACCGTTTCAGGAGGAAATTGGCGATCGGGTCATCAAGCGTTACGTTGAGTATCTGATAAGTCTCGGTGATCCTGCGTTGGTGGCGTTCTATACCTCATCGCTTCCCAGCGacatgcagctgctgctctatTCGAACTTCCTGGAAACGATCACCgaaaagatcgatcgaaagcGCGCGCTCGAAGAAGCGAATGGTTTCGGGCTCGATGTGCCAACGATTACGGTTTACACGGTGGAAAAATATCGTGCGCTAGAACCAGAAGACGCACCGGAACCGATGGCAGCGGCCGGTGAGTTGAGCGCACTGGACAACCAAAAGATATCTTCGCTCGAGTGGCTGACTTTCTATCCGGCTCAGCGCGGTGAGCTGTTGTGGCAGGCGAATGCGTTGATGCGATACTTCCTCGCCAAGCGGTCTATCGAAGCAGCCCGAAAAACCTTTGCCGTCGTGCCGTCGGACACTATGGAGCAGATTTATACGCACTACGGCTCCAAGGATGACATTCCGTGGAGAGAGGAGGTCAGCATTCGGGAGTATCTGTGCCACCAGTCGTACCTAGCCGCGCTCGATTCGTACAACGATTGGACCGTGCTGTTCTACAACAATCGACCGAAACCACCGCCAGCGATGAAGGTTTCGAACTTTACCGAACGCGTCACTTCCGAGCACCGGGAGCAGGCGTACCGTAACGAGCTCAGCATCTGGGAGCACCGCTTGGGCGAAGCTACGAACCGGACGCACGATTTGCTGTACAACATCCTTATGTTTCCCGAGGACGGCTGGCTCGTTGATGCGGACCCGAAACCTGACGTATCGTTCGAGCAGGAAGAAGACTGGCAGCATCGGGTGGTGCAGATGGAAAGCTTACGGAAACTGTGCATCCCGgaggtggtgctactgctccATCAGCTGCACACGCTCACCGAACGGCATAGCGACAATCTGGTGTTGGCCGATGTGCTCTGCTCGGAATCCCGTAAACTGTATAGCGTGTTCGCGAAGCACAAACTGGCCGAGACGCTTACTAAGATCGCCGAATCGTCCCTCGCGTTGATGAACACTCGCAGCGATCCGTTCGTGGGAGATGCGGTCAAGAAGTAG